The following proteins come from a genomic window of Aphelocoma coerulescens isolate FSJ_1873_10779 chromosome 18, UR_Acoe_1.0, whole genome shotgun sequence:
- the WBP2 gene encoding WW domain-binding protein 2 isoform X1, with protein MALNKNHSEGGGVIVNNSENVLMTYDHVEITFSDLEPMPEAFKGTKKGSVFLTPYRVIFVSKGKDAMQSFVMPFYLLKDCEIKQPVFGANYIKGTVKAEAGGGWEGSATFKMTFSAGGAIEFGQRMLQVASQVSRGEIPSGAYGYSYMPNGSYAFAPPAANGGYPYPPPPPDFYPGPPMADGGMGYMQLPPPPYPGPMEPPVSGPDLPSTPAAEAKAAEAAASAYYSPGNPHNVYMPTDQPPPPPYFPPEDKKNQ; from the exons ATGGCGCTCAACAAGAACCACTCGGAAGGCGGCGGCGTCATCGTTAACAACAGCGAGAA TGTTTTGATGACCTATGACCATGTAGAAATTACCTTCAGTGATCTGGAGCCGATGCCAGAGGCCTTCAAGGGGACCAAGAAAGGGAGCGTTTTCCTGACTCCCTACCGG GTTATCTTTGTGTCGAAGGGGAAGGATGCTATGCAGTCATTCGTGATGCCCTTTTATTTGTTGAAGGATTGTGAGATCAAGCAGCCAGTGTTTGGAGCAAATTACATCAAGGGCACAGTGAAAGCAGAGGCAGGAG GTGGCTGGGAAGGATCTGCCACATTCAAGATGACCTTTTCAGCTGGGGGTGCAATTGAATTTGGGCAGAGGATGCTGCAGGTGGCATCACAAG TCTCCAGAGGTGAAATACCCAGTGGAGCTTATGGCTATTCCTACATGCCAAATGGATCCTATGCTTTTGCACCCCCTGCAGCTAATGGGGGCTATCCatacccacctcctcctccag ACTTTTATCCTGGTCCTCCTATGGCAGATGGAGGCATGGGCTACATGCAGCTTCCACCCCCACCATACCCAGGGCCCATGGAACCCCCTGTCAGTGGCCCAGACCTGCCCTCCACTCCTGCAG CTGAAGCCAAGGCTGCTGAAGCTGCTGCCAGTGCTTACTACAGCCCAGGCAACCCCCACAATGTCTACATGCCCACG gaccagccaccccctccTCCGTACTTCCCACCAGAGGACAAGAAAAACCAATAA
- the WBP2 gene encoding WW domain-binding protein 2 isoform X2: MALNKNHSEGGGVIVNNSENVLMTYDHVEITFSDLEPMPEAFKGTKKGSVFLTPYRVIFVSKGKDAMQSFVMPFYLLKDCEIKQPVFGANYIKGTVKAEAGGGWEGSATFKMTFSAGGAIEFGQRMLQVASQVSRGEIPSGAYGYSYMPNGSYAFAPPAANGGYPYPPPPPDGGMGYMQLPPPPYPGPMEPPVSGPDLPSTPAAEAKAAEAAASAYYSPGNPHNVYMPTDQPPPPPYFPPEDKKNQ; the protein is encoded by the exons ATGGCGCTCAACAAGAACCACTCGGAAGGCGGCGGCGTCATCGTTAACAACAGCGAGAA TGTTTTGATGACCTATGACCATGTAGAAATTACCTTCAGTGATCTGGAGCCGATGCCAGAGGCCTTCAAGGGGACCAAGAAAGGGAGCGTTTTCCTGACTCCCTACCGG GTTATCTTTGTGTCGAAGGGGAAGGATGCTATGCAGTCATTCGTGATGCCCTTTTATTTGTTGAAGGATTGTGAGATCAAGCAGCCAGTGTTTGGAGCAAATTACATCAAGGGCACAGTGAAAGCAGAGGCAGGAG GTGGCTGGGAAGGATCTGCCACATTCAAGATGACCTTTTCAGCTGGGGGTGCAATTGAATTTGGGCAGAGGATGCTGCAGGTGGCATCACAAG TCTCCAGAGGTGAAATACCCAGTGGAGCTTATGGCTATTCCTACATGCCAAATGGATCCTATGCTTTTGCACCCCCTGCAGCTAATGGGGGCTATCCatacccacctcctcctccag ATGGAGGCATGGGCTACATGCAGCTTCCACCCCCACCATACCCAGGGCCCATGGAACCCCCTGTCAGTGGCCCAGACCTGCCCTCCACTCCTGCAG CTGAAGCCAAGGCTGCTGAAGCTGCTGCCAGTGCTTACTACAGCCCAGGCAACCCCCACAATGTCTACATGCCCACG gaccagccaccccctccTCCGTACTTCCCACCAGAGGACAAGAAAAACCAATAA